From the genome of Leptospira langatensis:
TTGAGGATCCAAGGCAGCATGATCCTTGGACAAAGGAAAGATCCCGGAAGCACGTACCAAGAATAGCCATTGCTTCCAAGTGGTTCCGAGGGTAAGGTTTGCTATTCCCGAATAGTAATCTCCCCCTGCAAATCGATCGGTATCCGCTCCCGAAGGGAACCCGAGTCTTCCCTCTAAAAGAAAGAAAAAGGGCCAACCCGTATCTATCAGAGGATTCCATTTCGCGCCCAAGTATGCCTTTCCATATCGCCCCGCATCGGGTCTATCTTTCTGCTCGTAATAAGTCCAAGGTACACTGAAGTTCATTGCGAACTTTCCTTCCGCAAAATTCAGTTCCGCAAAGGCAGTAGTCGTATACAGATTGGAATTGTCTATGGTTCCCTTTTGGAAGTCCTCTGTGATCGTTACATAGTCAGACGGCTTCTTCTTGCCTGCAAAGGGATCGATAAATCTTGTGGAGGAAGTGATATTCTGTCCTTCTCCTGCATGGTGAGAGAGGAGGGGAGAAGATCCCCAAAGAATAAATAAGGCAACAAAGAACGGACGAGTAGAAAGAATCCGTTCGGATGAACATTTCGTTTTTAAATGCATGAATAGAATACCAAGGTTTGGCCGGGCTCTGCCAGGTTATTTAGAATTTCAGAATATAGGTCCGTATTTTGAGAGTCGCTGATCGTTAGATCGGAGGGCCCCAGTGAATACGCGGAGTCCAGGATCGAAAAAGAAGATCCGGATCTGGACTTGAAAAGCCCGTCCACTCTGAACCCAAGCGCCAAAGGGACGGACTGTGTATAAGGAATCTTTAAACTACAAGAAGGTTCTATCTGGAAATTCGCTTCCCTTATTTCCAAATGGATGTTCTTTGTCGCCGAATCCAAGGTCCTGGTGATCGTAAGGTCCAGGAAAATCTTGGAATATTCTCCGTAGATATGGGAGATGCTTCCGTAAGGAACCGGAGGAAAATGGGAAAGGCTCTGTGTTCTTACCGGTCCTGTAAGAGAGACAAGATCCGAAACGGATATATCTCCCGCAGAAAAACTTCCGCTGATCCCATACTTCTTCGCATAGGATCCTGTTCCTGGACTAGAACTTCCTGAGTCTCCCGAATGCATGGAATGAAAATCCAAGGAATGGGGAGAAGAAAGCCCAAGTAAAGTATCCGGCGCCTTGAATAGAAAATGTAAGCTTTGTAAGGTCACTGTGTTTGCAGTGAGCTGGAGAGAGTAGCTTACGGAATTTCCGGAAATTTGGAATCGACTTAGGTCCGAATCGCCTTGGTCGTCCGAATAGTAGATCCAGGGGGAAATATTCGTTCTTCTCTCATCTACAAGTCGCAGGAAGGACTGGAATATTTCGGAGCGCTCGTCTGTCGAGTTCCCCAAGCTTCCAAATGCACAGTTCTGAAAAAGAACTGTGATCAGAATCGATCCGCCAAACACTGAATAAATCGATCTAGAAAATAGGAACAAGATCCCTCGCACAGATGTGGAAAGGATCGATTTTGAAACTTGAGAAAAAGTTAATTCCTTAAAACATAATATCTTTTTCCCAATTGTATTCGAAAAATAGAATATATTCTGCATTTTAAAAAGGGCTCTCGAATTTAGGGTTTGTTACGAAATCCTCGTCCGTAAGACTTTTCAGGAATTCTACAAGGTCTTGTTTCTCCGATGGCGTTAAGGAGAAGCTTCTCACGAAAGGGTCCCGATTGGGATTGGAGACCCCGTCCCCGCTTCCTCCGTTCGCGTAATGATCGATTACGGAGATCAGATCGGGGAGAGAGCCGTCATGCATATAAGGAGCGGTCAGTTCCACATTTCGGAGAGAAGGAGCTCTGAATTTCCCTCTGTCCGACTCGGAGAAGGTAAACTCGTACAATCCACCGTTCGGACTGATGAAACTGGAAGAATCCAAACCGTTATTATGAAAGGTGACTTCTTCGAATACTGTCCCTGTGTGCAGGATGGTATCCGTGAAATTAAATCCTCCATGACAGTGAAAGCATTCTCCTCTTTCTCCGAAGAACAGGTTCTTTCCGCGGATCGCAGATGCGCTGAGAGCAGAAATATCCCCTGCTTGGAAACGATCGTAGGCAGAATTTCCGGAGACGAGACTTCTCTGAAAACTAGACAACGCTTTTGTTATATTCAGTAGGGAGAATGGATTGGGATCATTCGGAAAGGCAGCTCGGAATAGGGGAGGATAGATGGGATCGTTCTCCAATCTGGAAAGAAGGAGGTCTTCCTTATCCTTCATTCCTAATTCCACAGGATTGTCACCGAACATGGGAACCCTTGCTTGGTCTTCCAAGTTCTTTAAGAGAGGATTTGCCCAGGTCAGTCTGAGATTATAAACAACATTCGAAAGATGCTGCGCGTTTCTCGGATGAGCTTGTCCTGTCGATCCTGCCGATACTGTCCGACCATCCGTAAATGCTTTATCTTGTTGGTGGCAACTCGCGCAGGCCTGGGTTTGGTTTTCGGACAATTTTGTATCATAGAATAGAAAACGTCCTAGAGTTACTTTCTCTACGGTCATCGGATTATTCTCCGGGATCTTAGGATCCGGAAATCCGCTCGGAAGATCCCAGATATACGGAGTTCCTTCCGGGACATTCCCTCCTAATAGCAATAGACCTGTCTGCAGATCTTCTCCTTTGTCCTTGGCAAGGCCAAAGGGTGCGCAGTCTATAATAGAAAATAATACTATTGTAATGGATATAATTACTTTCATATGAATCTGTTTCTCGGCCCAGTTTCCCGAGCCGAGACTCCTTTATTTGGAAAGGATACTGAATACGGATTGAGAGACGGAACCGACATCACCGGTGGAATAGTCTAATCCGAAATTAGGATAAACAGCGGAGCAATTGCCATCCATGGCTCCCATCGAATGACAGGACTTACTTCCGCCACCTGCAGCGCTGATATCCCACCCGGCAAACGCCTTCTTCAGATCAAATTGTATCTCTTGCGTGAAAGGATTAAATCCTCCGGAAGGACTCAACTCTATCTTAGGTCGATTGGAATTTACACAGGTGTATGTCCCAGGAGAAGGTTCCGTGCATCCGCTCGATCCGATATGAAGTACCGCTGAATTTCCGGGAGAAGTGGAATCGTTGGAATAGAATTCTCCTACGAAGAATCTGTATCCCATGGTCCATCCCCATGCCATTCCGGAGATATTCAATGGGCTTGGAGATACACTGTAATCTATATGATTCAGGTTTTCCGGCACTCCTAAGGTGAATCGAATTGTTTTGTATTGTTTATTTTCCAGATCGATTTGCACGATCTTGTTTGTTGCTGTCGTGCCAGTGCAACTTCCGCTAGCATTCTCAAAATCTAATAGAGTGACCCCGGAGTATTGCCAGGTTCCGTTATCCGGAATATTTAAGACGATCGTGTTATCGTTCTCATCTACCAGTTCGAATTCGGACACATAGAATCTGAGGTCCTTGAGCCCGATCGGCATGACTCCTGCCACATGCAATGCATGAACCGTAGAACTGGAATGGCTATCTCCATGGCCTGTGATTTCCTGACCGCAAACAGCCTCACTGTCACCCACGACTGCATGAAAAGAGATCCCTCTAGGCTTGGAAGAAGAACCAAGAGCTTGGCTTCCAGCGATAAGAGCAAGGGTTTCGTTCGAACTGGAATTCCCGTCGCAATTCCATAAAAAGGGCGCGAATGAAAGAGCAAACGCGCATATATATACGTATTTCATAATATTCTCCTGATCGTGGGAGAAGGCATACGCTTCCGCCACGCAATAGTTAAATGTTAGGCGATTCTATGAATTGAGTAGGGTGTAACAGGTCCTTCCCATCCAAAGAGAACCGCTGTTGTTTTTATTTATGATAGGTTAGGAGAATCGAGGGGGCTTTTCTAGATCGGAGGAAAGTTCTATTCCCAGATCGCTTTGGGTCCAAGAAAGAAGATCCGAATGCAGAGCGATCGGAACAGGTGAATTTCCTCTTTCATAAGAAGAGTAGAACTGAGCACAGATGGTCCCAGTAAAGAGAGCGAATGTATCCTTTGCTTTTTTACAGGCACATTTATGGGTCTCACCTGACTTGGCAGAGTGACAGTCGGGCATTGATTTGGAATGATGATCGTGGTCTTCAGGACCTTCTGCGGAGGCGAGTTTGGTCTTGAATTTGGAATCTTCTTCGCTTGCGTGCTTTTCGGTTCTGCTTCCGTGGTTACATTCGCAGAGTTTGATCTCTCCTGCGAGTAGGCCGGAGAACCATCCGCTCCCGAAGACTAGACTTTGAAATAAAAGGCAATTTGTAAGGACTAAGCAGATTCCCTTCATTGTAAGGAGATCTTTAGCCTATTGAGGACAGTTTTTAGGCCCTCGCTTGTTTTGATCTCTACAGGGATCGATTTGGATTTCAATTCTGCAAGTAGTTTGAGGATCCGGTTCAGGATGAGAGAAGGGATGGCTACGACACTTTCCAGATCCAATTCTACCAGGTTCGGTTGGATCTCCTGGATCTTTTGGAGGATCAAACCGATCTCTTCTGTTTCGACCGCGCACACGTTCCTTACAAAAACCACTCTAAAGCGCTTTTTGTCCGCATATACATGGGTCTCACTGAATTGGATCGCGGTGGAATTCATGGCCTCTTGTCAGATTCTGCATTTCGAATTTCCAAGGGAAACAAAAAAAGGATCCCTGATTTGGATTTCTACATGCTTCTTCTGTACTGGCCGCCTACCTCATACAATGCGTTTGTCATCTGTCCCAGGGAGCAGATCTTTCCTGTTTCCATTAAGGCCTCGAATCCGTTCTTTCCGGAGAGACAGGCTTCTTGTAATTTCTTAAGAGCCGTTTCGGAGTCCGCTTGATTCCTAAAATGGAATGCTTCTAGTTCTGCGATCTGTGCCTTCTTCTCTTCTTCCGTAGAACGAATGACTTCTTCCGGAAGAATGGTAGGGGAACCGTCTTTTCCTAAGAAGGTGTTCACTCCTATTACAGGAATGTCTCCCGTATGTTTCTTATGCTCGTATTCCAAGGACTCTTCTTGTATCTTATTTCTTTGATACATCCTTTCCATGGCGCCTAGGACTCCTCCTCTTTCTGAGATCCGTTTGAACTCAGTAAGGATCGCTTCTTCTACCAGATCGGAAAGATCCTCAATGATGAAAGAGCCTTGGAGAGGGTTTTCATTATTCGCCAAACCTAATTCTCGATTGATGATCAGCTGGATCGCCATCGCTCTTCGTACGGATTCTTCGGTCGGAGTCGTGATTGCCTCGTCGTACGCGTTCGTATGAAGACTGTTGCAGTTATCATAAATAGCGTATAACGCTTGTAATGTGGTTCGGATATCGTTGAATGCGATCTCCTGAGCGTGCAAGGAGCGTCCCGAAGTTTGGATATGATACTTTAACATTTGGGAGCGCTCAGAAGCATTGTACTTGTATTTCATGCTCTTTGCCCAGATCCTTCTTGCCACTCTTCCGATCACAGCATACTCAGGATCTATTCCGTTGGAGAAGAAGAAGGAAAGGTTCGGAGCGAAATCGTCTATCTTCATCCCTCTGGAGAGATAGTATTCCACGAACGTAAATCCGTTTGCTAGAGTGAATGCGACCTGAGTGATCGGATTTGCTCCTGCTTCCGCGATATGATATCCGGAGATGGAAACAGAGTAGAAGTTTCGTACCTTGTTCCAGATAAAATATTCCTGGATATCTCCCATGAGCTTGAGAGCGAATTCAGTGGAGAAGATGCAGGTGTTCTGGGCCTGGTCTTCTTTTAGGATATCCGCCTGCACAGTTCCTCGTACAGCAGTTAGGGTCTCTAATTTAATTTTTTCGTATGTTTCTTTGGGAAGGATCTGATCTCCCGTCACACCTAAGAGTAGAAGTCCCAGACCATTATTCCCATCCGGGATGTTTCCCTTATAAACCGGGACAGGAGCGTTTTTCTTCGCATAGATCTCTTTGATCTTTGCCTTGGTTTCTTCTACCTTTCCTTCTGCATGAAGATATTTTTCGCAGGTTTGGTCTACAGCAGTATTTAAGAAGAAGGAGAGAAGCATCGGTGCCGGTCCATTGATCGTCATGGAAACGGAGGTAGAAGGATTGCAAAGATCGAAGCCGGAGTATAATTTCTTTGCATCGTCCAGAGTTGCAATGCTCACTCCTGAATTCCCGATCTTGCCGTAGATATCCGGGCGAAGTCCAGGATCTTCTCCGTACAAGGTAACCGAATCGAAAGCAGTGCTTAAACGCTGCGCAGGCATTCCCTTACTTACATAATGGAATCTGGCATTGGTACGTTCCGGTCCGCCTTCTCCTGCAAACATCCGGGTCGGGTCCTCTCCGGTACGTTTGAATGGGAATACTCCCGCAGTGTACGGGAATTCTCCCGGGAAGTTTTCAAAATAAGACCATTTTACGATCTCGCCCCAGTCCCGGAACTTAGGAACGGCGACCTTGGGAATATTCAGATGACTTAATGATTTCGTAAAGTTCGGGACCTTGATCTCCTTGTCTCTCACCTTATATGTAAAGAATTCGCTGGAATACTTGGCGATCTTGGCATCCCAGTCTTTGAGGATCTGCCTAGTTCCCGGATGCAATTTGGATTCTGTCTTGGAATATTCTTCTTCCAGGTCGGAAGTGTTCTTTCCTCTTTCTTTTAATACTTCGATGGCGCCATGGATCCTATAGAGGATCTCGGCATTCTTGGATTCGCTTTGGACAAAGGAGTCGAACTTCTCGCATTCTTCCGCGATCTCAGACAAGTATCTCTGTCTTTCCGGGGGAATGATATGGATCTTTTGGCTGGACTCCGCACTTGCATCCAATGAGGATTTCCAACCCAGATCGAATTTCTTGTTTAAGGCCTGGATAAGTGCCACATATAGATTATTCGTGCCTGGGTCGTTGAATTGGGAGGCTATTGTCCCGAATACTGGCATTTCCTCGGGTCTTTGTTCGAATAATTTGCGGGATCTTTGGAACTGTTTCTGAACATCACGGATCGCGTCCTGGGCTCCTCTCTTATCGCATTTATTGACGGCGATTAGATCTGCATAATCGATCATATCAATTTTTTCTAATTGAGTCGCCGCACCGAATTCGGGGGTCATCACATAGAGAGAAAGATCCGAAACCTCGGTGATCTCTGAATCGCTTTGTCCTATCCCTGCTGTTTCCACGATGACTAGATCGAACTCGGAACTCTTGAGAACTTCTAGGCTTTTCTTTACATTCCTGTTCAGGGCAATATTTGCCTCTCTGGTCGCAAAGGAACGCATGAATACTCTGGGATGAGAAATGGAATTCATTCGGATCCTATCTCCGAGTAGGGCTCCTCCCGTTTTTCTTTTGGAAGGGTCAACGGAAATGATCGCTATCGTCTTGTCTTCGAAATCGTGAATGAATCTTCGTACAAGTTCGTCCGTGAGAGACGATTTTCCGGCTCCGCCGGTCCCGGTGATCCCTAAGATCGGGATCTGTTTTTTAGAAATAGGGAAGTTCAGCTTTTCCGGATTCGTAGGATTCGATCCCGAAAGAGAATATTCCACAAGTGTAATAGACTCTGCGATCGCGATCGGATTCTTTTTTTTCAGTTCCGCGAATAGGTTCCCATTGAATTTGTTCGGGGGAAGGAAATCGGATTTGAGAAGAAGATCGTTGATCATTCCCTGCAATCCTAAGGAACGTCCGTCATCCGGAGAATAGATCTTGGCTACACCGTAATTCTCTAATTCTTTGATCTCACTCGGGAGAATGGTCCCTCCGCCCCCGCCGAATACCTTGATATGACCGCATCCTCTTTCCTTCAGGAGGTCTATCATGTATTTGAAATATTCTACATGCCCTCCTTGGTAGCTGGTCACAGCTATTCCTTGCACGTCTTCTTGGATAGCACAGTCCACGATCTCTTGCACGGAGCGGTTATGGCCTAGATGTACTACTTCCGCTCCGGAGGCTTGCAGGATCCTGCGCATAATATTGATAGAAGCGTCGTGCCCGTCGAATAAGGAGGCAGCGGTTACGAATTTTAATTTATTTTTAGGGCTATAGATTTCGGGTTCCATATTAAAAACTCCTAATGTATTTGGCTTGGGTTCGAGGATGGGCCCCGCCGGCTTTCACATTAGCTGAACTCTGTTTGTTTTGTTCTTTAGAAAACGATCGTTCAATAATTTCAGTGCTTATTTCTATCCTGCAATAAGAATCCGAATCCATCAACCGAGATTTTAATTTCGAGAGACTTTGCCACTTAAATACTTTTTGCATTGAGAAGCTCATCATTATACTTTCGTTTTTATGAATTGGGAACAAGTTTTATGGAAAGAATATCTCTTCTCCAACTCTCCTTTGGAAGCGCTTCATATTTCTTTTTTGAAGCCGATTTTAGATCCTCTCGCGATCACATTCCATCATCTTGGATCGAGTCTTTTCTTTATGGGCTTGGTTTCCATTATCTATCTCTGCGTGGATAGAAAGCTTGGGATCAGAATGACCTTGGGTCTTCTCCTTGCCGGAATATTGAACGGTACTTGCAAGGCTCTTCTTACTTCTCCTAGGCCGATCGGGCTACCGTATCCGGCGGAGCTAGGTCTCGTCGAAGGATCCTACGGTTTCCCTTCCGGACATGTACAGACTGCAGTTGTGTTATACGGAACTCTATTCTTGCATTTGAGGATCTTTTGGGTCCGTATGCTTACCGGATTTGCGATATTATTCATGCCGATCGCGAGAATGTATGTCGGTCTGCATTTTCTAGGGGACGTGATCGGAGGATTCTTTCTCGGATTGTTTGTGTTATTCGGACTGGAATTCTGGCTCCAAAAAAATCCATCCTTACTCGTAGCTTCCGGTCCGGCAGAAGCGGAAAATCAAAGTAAGCTTAAGTCCTATCTACTACTCTTGATTGCGGCAACCCTGCCTACCGTACTTTTGCAAGACCCGAGCCAACCGGAGTCCACAAACAGATCTTGGGAACAGGTGATCTCCGCCTCTGGATCGCTTGCGGGTTTCGGGATAGCCATCCTGCAAAATAAAAGATCAGGTGTGGACTGGAAGAGGGCAACTGGGATAGCGGATTTCTTGGTTCGGATTGCCATCGTGGTCCTAGGGATCCTAGTATTTTACCTTGCGATCGGAAAATTGCTCAATACACTTCTGCCGGAAAATCCGGTTGCCAGATACCTGAGGTACGGGATCGTATGCTACTATATTGGCTACCTCTCTCCCTTTCTCTTGAAGAGAATTCGTGGAGGAACCCATTTGATTTGAAGAATGTTCCGGCGTTTTACCTCCTTACAATCTTTCTCGGAAACCTTCAAGAGACTTAGGGCATCCGGATTTATCCGTAGCTTTTTTTCGGTAGGGTCTTCCAAGGTAATCGCCTCCCTTCTGAACTTCGTCTTCATGGTATATTCCGTTCGCATTCTAAGTAAGAATGAGAACGGATTCTTCCAATACTATTCCGGTTTTTTGCCGGTGCTTCTTGCGATCGCAGAGTTTGGTCTTCCTGCCGCCATGGTCCGTTATCTCTCTCCAATGACGGAGGACAAAAGAAGGATCGGTGTCTTGCTTGCTTCTTCTCTTTGGATCAAATGGATGGCACTTTTCATTTTGATCCTGGTTACCGCTGTGGCAGCCTTGTTCTTAAGGGAAAATGCGTTAGCCGCCTTTTTGTTGGTATTCGGCAGCTTCGTTCTTTCCTTCAATTCCTACTTCGAAAGCATTTTTGTTTCCTTCGGTCAGTACCAGTCCCTTTCCATCTGGTATCCACTCCCGAATTTGATCCGACTCGTGATCCTTTATTTTGCGGACCAGTTCTCGGCTCGTGCTCTGAACCATATGGATATCCTGGCGGTGTTCTCTGTGGCTCCTTCTTTTACGATCGTGCTATTCTTCTTCTTATTCCCGAGAGAGAAATTGAATTGGTCCGGAGATAGAGAGGAGATCCAAAAGCAAACCAGGGACTTGGCTTCTTTCAATCGATATGCATTCTTGGCTTCTTTGTTTGCGATCGTATCCGACAGGATGGAGCTATTCTTCTTGAATAAGTATCATTCCAACGAATCGGTTGCGGCTTACGGGGTGGCTTTGCAGCCTTTCAGCGGATTCGTGATCTTATTCTCCGTTTTGAATTCCATTATTTATCCTAAGCTATCTCGTCTAACGGAGAATAAGGAGTTCACCGCATATCTGGCCAAGTCCATTCTGATGGCCTGCGGGTTTGCTCTTGCCTTGGGGCCTTGGGTATTTCTGGGAGATTGGTTCTTCTCCGCATTGTTTTCCGGAAAGTATCCAGAATCCGTTCCGGTCTTCCAATTGCTGTATCCGAATTATTTATTCCAGTTGGTCTTCTCTCCTTTGGGAATGGCGCTCTTTGCTTTAGGGCAACCCAAACTTCTGGCAATGTTAGCTCTTGTAAGGCTTATCTTCGGACTTGTGCTGGATAATTTGCTCATCCCGGAATATGGGACCATGGGTGCGGCGGGAGCATTCTTCTTGGGGCAGATACCTTCTTGGCTATTGCTAAGCGGGTATTTCTTAGCGTACCATAGACCTTCCCAAAAGTGAAGCCGCATATATATAAAAAATTTATAATATTCTTATGCATTGCTTGCTTTGCCTATGAGATAAGCGCAGACTCGTATCCTCAATACCGGCTGGACGATTCGTCTCTCCTGAACGACGGGGTCATAAACGTGAAGTCCCAGGGAAGAAATGCGAATACCAACGACGACTCCAAGAGTTTTTCTTCTCAATCAGGATTCTATACTTCCTTGTATGTTTGGGGAAAGAGTTACTCTCAGAAAGGAGGAGTGAAGGAGGACGAGGCCAGGAAATGGTACGGTAGGGCTTCTTTTAGTCCGGAATTCGGTTGGCAAAAGAAAACGGATCGTTTGGAAACCTTGGTCCTGGTTTCGCCTATCGTGACCTATGCAGAGAAGGACGATACAAGACTGAACACCTACAGATTGAGTGACGGAGAAGCATTGGTCTCTTCTCGCCTGAATTTTTCCCAGTTCCGGTTGAGAGCCGAAGGGGGAAGGGGATTCCAACGTCTGGACAAGAATGGATTCCTATTCGCGAATCTTGCAAATTATGGAGAGATCGGTTGGGAATATCTGCCTTTGAATGTAAGAGGTTCTTTACTGGGCGCCGAATTTCAATCTTCTATCGCATATTCTAACAGAGACAGAACGGAATCTCCTTTGAGAATACAAGGAGGAGATCTGGTTTGGGAGCCTAAGCTTCTTCTAAATTCGTTTCGAATATTCCATTACCAGTATTCCGAGCCAAAGCAAAGCGCACAAAGAGCAGACCTATTCCGGCAAGAGGAACCGTTTCGTCCTTACGGATTTTTCAGATATTCCGGACTGGAATGGGAGTCGGAACCTTTTTGGAAGGCGAAGATAGAAGGCTCCGCCATCCGAGTAGAAGGAAGAAGAGAGAATGGCACGAATCCATTTTATTCCCAAAATACAAGGCAAAGCTCAAATGCCTGGCTTGCGACTCTGGGCGCTACTTGGAAAGAAGAAAGCTATTCTATTTTTGTTCGCGCGTTATACGCCACCAAGGATCCGACATTCCATACGGACCAAAACTCGAACGGATACGCGAGTATCAAGGGAGATCCGAGAGGATATCTGGCTCCGTTCTCCATTCTTCTATTAAGGGATTGGAACGCTAAACAGGATACGGTTTTCTCCGGAGTCGATTCGCCTAGAAAACCGATCTATGAGAATTCGGGTCTGCAGTATTACCAAACAGGAGTTTCCAAGGAATGGGGGAAGGGTTGGTCCACCACTCTCGGAACTGGTTTAGGAATTTCTTATATAGGAAGAGGCTTGGAGCTGATTGCCGCCGGCGGCTGGAAATCGGAGACAGGCTATTTGGTCGCAGGAGCTGCATACGCTTGGGTTCGCCCAGGAATGGATGAGTCTGTACTCTTGGATGAGATCCGCAGACCCATCCCCACCAGAGAATATTTTCGTTGGTATGCTTCCGCAGGGATTAGATTTTAAACAGCGCCTTCTTTCAATGCTTGCAGTTTCTTCGTGAATGTGACCTGGTTTCCCTTATCGTTATAAGAAAGAGAGTCCACGTTCATTCTCACCAGGAAGATTCCTCTACCTGAAAGTTGACTAGCGTTCGGATCTTGCACAGGATCGGGGACTCTTGCAGGGTCGAACCCTTCTCCTCCGTCCTCTAAGACCACTGTGACCCTTGTGTCGTCGTAATCCACTTCTACCTTGATCCATTCGTCTTTTTGTTCGCAGATCTTATCCACATAAGAGAAATAATCGTTCTCTTGGAACATCAACTCTTGCTTTTGGTGATAGGTTATATGAGCGCAACCGTGTTCGATCGCATTTCCGATCAATTCATAGAGCGCCACTTTCAAGGAGAGAAGATCCTCGTTATGCAGACTAGGTAAATGGGCTAGGGACTTTAGGATCAAATGAACGTATTGGTTCAGATTGGCTAACCTTGGGATAAGTGTGAATTTCTGCCTGGATTCCTTGACCTGGAAGAATCTCTTGTCCACCAAGTCCTTTCCGGAATAAAATAAATTCCTAAATCGTAATAAAGAATAACGGATCGCCTCCATTCGGAAAGGCTTTAGGAAGAAGTCTACCGCTCCTAAACGTAATGCGTTGATGGAGATCTGGATATCCTGATTCCCAGTGATGACAATAAAAGGAGTCTCTACACCTTTCTCTCTCAGTTTAGTGATGAACTCGATCCCGTTCATCCTAGGGAGTCGAATATCCGTGATGATCAGATCGAAGGCTTCGGATTCGGCGAGACTCAGGCCCTGCTCGGCGGTGCCGGCGAGCACTAACTGGTATTCGCTTCCGAAGATTTCTTGGAATAGATCGCGTATGACTTCTTCGTCGTCGACGAATAGGATTTTCATAACAAATTCCTAATTCAGGACTTTCGCCTGGCGATACGTCCCGAAACGTTTAATGGAAACATAAGAAAAACCAGAA
Proteins encoded in this window:
- a CDS encoding oligosaccharide flippase family protein, whose translation is MFRRFTSLQSFSETFKRLRASGFIRSFFSVGSSKVIASLLNFVFMVYSVRILSKNENGFFQYYSGFLPVLLAIAEFGLPAAMVRYLSPMTEDKRRIGVLLASSLWIKWMALFILILVTAVAALFLRENALAAFLLVFGSFVLSFNSYFESIFVSFGQYQSLSIWYPLPNLIRLVILYFADQFSARALNHMDILAVFSVAPSFTIVLFFFLFPREKLNWSGDREEIQKQTRDLASFNRYAFLASLFAIVSDRMELFFLNKYHSNESVAAYGVALQPFSGFVILFSVLNSIIYPKLSRLTENKEFTAYLAKSILMACGFALALGPWVFLGDWFFSALFSGKYPESVPVFQLLYPNYLFQLVFSPLGMALFALGQPKLLAMLALVRLIFGLVLDNLLIPEYGTMGAAGAFFLGQIPSWLLLSGYFLAYHRPSQK
- a CDS encoding ATP-binding response regulator; amino-acid sequence: MKILFVDDEEVIRDLFQEIFGSEYQLVLAGTAEQGLSLAESEAFDLIITDIRLPRMNGIEFITKLREKGVETPFIVITGNQDIQISINALRLGAVDFFLKPFRMEAIRYSLLRFRNLFYSGKDLVDKRFFQVKESRQKFTLIPRLANLNQYVHLILKSLAHLPSLHNEDLLSLKVALYELIGNAIEHGCAHITYHQKQELMFQENDYFSYVDKICEQKDEWIKVEVDYDDTRVTVVLEDGGEGFDPARVPDPVQDPNASQLSGRGIFLVRMNVDSLSYNDKGNQVTFTKKLQALKEGAV